TTGGCGGCAATTCCCCACGTAATCCCCATGATAGTAAATAAAAGTCCGCCAAAGACGGATATTTTTAAGATTTTAGAATCGTTATTGTTGTTTGATTGCATAGCTAATCCTTAATTATCAATGTGAATTTATTAAAACTAATCATATCAAACGATGAGAACCCTTTCAAATCAACGTATATTAGAAAAACTCGGCTTGCCGCCGAGTCCTTATGGTGGAAGTCGTAGTTTTCACTTATACTTTAATCCTTTAGCAAAGTTAAAATTTCTTAATGTATTAAAAAAGCACATCCCTTTAAGAACTTGAACAAGGATGTGCTAAAATATTTTATTGTTAAATTTCGTAGGGATTCATAGATTTTTTGTAACTAAAACAATTATTTACTTACCATAAAACATGTAAATAAAAGAAATCCCTGTAAAATCAAGAGAATAACATGGTACCCCTATGCAAATGCCGTTTTTCTGTCCAGTGTGAATCGGTACCTAAAAGAACAATTCCAGCTAAATATGGTCCGATATCGCACAAAACAATAGGCAAAAATCCCACATTGATATGGTGACGTTTTATTACAAAATTATGAAGATGGCTGGCTTTGTTTAGTGGATTAAAACAATTGACTTAATTATTCGCGAGCCATTCCACTAATTGTTTCCAAAAAGTATTATAATGTTTCCATTCTACAAATTCCGGCGGGCCCCAGTGTGGAGCAAAATCGCTGGAAAAAGAAGCTGTACGTCCCTTGCCATAAGAACCCGTCACAAGAAAAGGATTGTTATCTTTTCCGATAGTCATTACTAAATCACTTTCATTCTTGACTGTCACTCGGTTATATCCTAAGAATCCAGGCCATTCTTCCGGAACATCCTTTAATACCAAATGATTGTTATGCACAACTGGTGCTGCTCCTTCAGGAATTTCGACCCGGTCATCTCCGCTTTCTAATTGAACAGGCAATATTTCTTCAATAACTGTTCCTTTGAATTTCGCCTTAGCTTCAATTCCTTGAAAGGAAAGGTAGCCGCCAATCATAGCAAAGCCTCCGCCATCGTTTACATAGTCTTTAACTAGCTGCAAACGGTTTGGTGTACGTTTAGAGTGATTAAACGTTTGAGCGGGCAGCAAAAACGAATTGCTTCCGATATCACTAAAGAGAACCACATCAAATTCCTTTAATGACCCTAAGTCTAAAGGAAACTTTTCATCAATTTCATGAGCGCGTATATAGGTTAAGTCCATACCTGCTTCTTTCATCGCCGACCGAAACCAATGGGCCCCTTCTTCATATTCTGAAGTCGTAAAAGAGTCAAAACCTTTCACATGAATAGTATGTTTTGTCCACGATTCTCCTACTAATAATACGTTCATGTTCATAACGTCTCCTTTTATTTATAATTTTCTAAAATAAATTTTACGTATTTTACTACTTTTTTCATATTTTCAAAGATATTCGTGTCCGGTTCATCTTTAAAAGTATGAATAATCTCTTGATCATTAACGGTAAGCATGAGTGCTTCACAGCCTGCTTTTACAAAGGGATGATGATCGGATCCTGGCGGAGGCGGAATGACTACAGATGAATTCGGAAAAAGTTTTCTTTTTTCCAGATCTGCATAAGCAAGTTTCCGTTCTATGTTAGAAGTAGACCAGCTTTCTAAAACTTCCCCGCGCCCAATTCCATCAATGTTTAACATGCAGCGAGGCATTTCTCTTTTCTCCTTCATGGATTGGACATATGCTTTACTTCCTGATAATAGTAATTCTTCCGAACCAAAAAAGACGATGTTCACATGTACAGGCAGCTGTTCTGGTTTTATCGTTCGAATCAGTTCGAGTAGAACGGCTGTTCCAGAAGCATTATCATAAGCTCCTCTTGTATTGTACATACTATCGTAATGCGCGCCGACCACCACTGCGTCCTTATTTTCACGATTGGATAGAGAAACACTGATGTTTTCCCCATCAAACCTTGGTTCCATTTTCGTTTCCAATGAAAAGGAGACAACAACTTTTTCTCCTTTTCGGAAAGATTCTTCCCATTTCGAATACGTGGATGTTCCTATAATCAAATGCGGGAAAGCCCACTCTTCTAATAAAGTTTGACTGAGTACTTCACCATCCGGCCTCGCCGTAATATATGCTAAAACACTTCCTTCTTTATCTACTACCGCATATCTCGGCCATTTATACATGTCCCATATGTTGGTATAACCGATACGCTGGACGTAACCATGTATATTTTCAGCGGAAGTGCTTCCAACAGCAGGAAAAGATTCTATCGTATCCTTTACGGGATGCAGCTGCTTTAAGCCTGAGAAATAAGTGAGCTGCCAGCTTGTATAAGGAAATTTTTGAGAAGAAGCTTCATATCCTTCCTCGGCAATTGCTGCCTTCAGCCAATTTTTTATCGTTTGTTCATTTTTACTGCCTGCTGGTCTCGGGCTGTGATGTAGGATTTTCAGCCATTGTTCATACATTTTTTCTTTTTTATGCATTAACCTTCAGCTCTTTTAAAAACTTGTTTGGGGTTTTCTATTAACAACTGGTCTATTTCTGTATCAGAAACGCCTAGACGCTTCAACCTCGGTACAAAGTGCTGTAAAATATGAGCAAATCCTCCGCCCCCATAATGTTTTAACAGACTTTTCAGAAAGACATCCTGAGAGAGCAAAATAGAAGACTCATAGCCTTTTTCTAACAGTTTTACAATGGCTTCTGCACTTTGTTGGTCAGATGGTGATTGCCCTTCTGGAAACAAAAGTTCAATTCCAATCATGTCGTACTCTAAAAAGGCTCCCCGATCTGCCAGGGATGTTTGATATTCAATATCGTTTAAGCTTGGATTCATATGATCTAAGATGACTTGTTCAGGATTTGCCCCTTCCTTTTCAATAATATCAAGCACAGAATGGCCATAGCGCTCCCATCCAGGCAGATGAACGGTTAATATTTTCCCCGTTTGTTTTTGAGCTTTTGCTGCACCTCGAAGTACTTTTACCTCTTGATCTGTCATATTGGGCCCTATGCCAATTTCTCCAATAATACCTGCTTTAATGTTTGTTTCCCCTGCACCCTCAAATAGATCTTGATATATACATTCGGCAATTTCTTCTGCTGAGCTTGATGAAATGAAGGAAGGATGGGTATTTTCTAAATAATATCCACATCCCATAATGATAGGAGAATTGGTTTTTACAGCTATATCTTTTAAGCTTTCAGGGTTTCTCCCTATACCTACCGGAGTTACATCTACAATGGATCGGCCCCCGACTTTTTGAAAAACTTTTACTTCTTCTGCTGCAAGGTCCGTATCCAAATAATAGTTATTATCAAAATTGGAATACGGTTCATGCCTTAGTTCGTTTAATATGGTCATGGAGACGTCTGCATAAGCAAAATTATCCGAAATATGCGCTGGTTTTTTCCAAAGGTGGCGCCTATCTACCAAAAGATGCTCATGCATTAAAGTAATTCCTAATTCATCAATATCAACTTCTCCAAGTACCGTTTGAACTGTTTGCATAGTAAAAGCTCCTTACATTCTTTTTTTGCCAAACACCCGAACGTTAATTATAACGGCCATTAGTAAAACGAGCCCTTCCATGATTTGAATAATATATGGTGAAACTTGCATTAAAGTAAGTCCGTTATTGATAACCCCTATCATGGTGACCCCGATAAGAGAACCTAAAATAGTACCGGCTCCGCCAAACAATGCAGTGCCGCCAAGTACAACAGCAGCAATAATATCTAATTCAAACATCATGCCAATGTTAGATGACCCTGATCCTAATCGTGAAGCCAGAATAAGGCCGGCCAGCGCTGCTGCTCCTCCACTAAACATATAGGTTATTAATTTTACGTATTTTGTATTAACACCTGCGCGTCTCACTGCTTCTTCATTTGCGCCAATACCTGTTACATACGTACCATACCGGCTGTTCCTTAAAGCAATCACACCAAAAACCATAATGATGACAGCTAAAATTGCTGGAACAGGAACCCCTAGAAAGGACCCAATACCTATTTTCGTGAGTCCTGCATCACTAGAAATGGCTATAGAATAACCGCCAGTGATGAGAAGTGCCAGCCCTCGTACGTATAACATGGCTGCTAAGGTAACAATTAAAGGAGGAATATTATGATAGGCCACAACGTAACCGTTGATGCATCCCATTGCTATCCCTGCTATTATTACAATCAGTAAAACAAGGGGACTGGCTGTTCCAGCGCTTAATAATACAGCTGTTAAGGCACTGGCCAATGCAAGAATAGAGCCTACAGAAAGATCAATACCCCCGGTCGTAATAACGAAAGTCATCGCTACAGCAACAATTAAATTAGGTGCCAGCTGCATGACTAAGTTCATCATATTGCTATAGCTTAGAAAGGAACCAGTCACAATCGAAAAAAATGCGCAGATCAAAAATAATATTCCGAATATGCTTAATACTTGTTTGTGATCTATCATCCATTGTTTCCATGAATGGGACAATTCCAAGTTTCGAACGTCCGTGGTTATCTGTGCTTTTTCTTCCCTCATACCATACTCACCTCTTGCGGATTACCCATGATTGATTGAACAACAGATTCTAATGTAAATTGGTCAATGCCGCGGTCATCAATACATTTACCTTCATGCAGAACCATCAGCCGGTCGCATACTTCAAAAAGATCTTGTAAACGGTGAGTAATTAAAATGACACTGACCCCTTGTGCTTTTACGGTATTAATTAAATCCAAAACCATTTTTACTTCTTTTACACCTAATGCCGCTGTTGGTTCATCCATAATTAAAACTTTCGGCTGAAAAATCATAGCTCTTGCAATAGCAACAGCCTGCCGCTGTCCGCCCGACATATTCTGAACTTGAAGCTTTGTTGAAGCAATATTTATCCCTAATTTATCTAGTTCATTTCTAGCTTGCTGGTGCAGTTTTTTTTGATCTATTAATCTTCCAGATTTTAAAGGTTCTCTTCCCAAAAACATATTACTGGCTACACTTAGCGTGTCGCATAAAGCTAAATCCTGAAAGACTGTTTCTATTTTTATATTTTTCGCTTCTCGCGGGTTACTAATTCTAGTTGCTTCCCCTTCAAAATAAAACGTTCCTTTATCAGGCATAATAACACCGCTTAAAATTTTCATTAAGGTCGACTTTCCTGCACCGTTGTCCCCTAAAAGGCCTAAGCACTCCCCTTTTTCCAGTTTTAAGTCAACACCTTGGAGGGGCTTAACAGCCCCAAACGATTTTTCGATATCCCGCATTTCTATTTGATAGTCAAAGTCTTTCATTGGAACAGCTCCTTTATTTCAGAAGAATGATTGTGCTTTTTATTCAAAGAGAGAACGGAATTCATCAACATTGTCTTCTGTTACAACGGTTGCAGGAACGTCAATTTGTTCTTCTACTTCTTCCCCTTCCACCAGGGCCAGAGCTGCTTTTATGGCTTCCGATCCATATTCGTCCGGATGTTGTTGTAAAGCTGCTTCTACATATCCATCGTCAATACCCTCAACAACCTGCTCACTCAAATCCCATCCAAATAATTTAAGATTGTCTTGAGCCTGTTGGGAGCGCACCCCAGACACCATTCCTATAAATGCCGGCTCTCCTGTTGCAAAAGCTGCTTGCATATCTGGATTTGCAGTAAATAAGTCTTCCGAAGCAGAAAGAGCTTTCTCTTGAACATTTTCTCCATCTACTGTATTCACCAGTTCTACATTTTCATTTTCAAGAATAGTATCCATGAAACCGTCTTGTCGGTTTATTTGAATAGGAGAGTTTAAAGCAGAAATAGCACCAATTTTCACTTCTTCATCTCCCCATTGTTCTTCTGCATATTCATTAAAGTATTCACCTAATTCAACACTAGACTCGTAATTGTCCACTCCTATCTGCACGTCTACTCCTTCATGCTCAATAACTGAATCAATCGAAATAACAGGGATATCTTCTTCTTCCGCTTTATCTACAATCGGTTTCATCGCTTCTACATCGATGGCATTTATAACTAAGGCATCAACCCCAGCACTAATATAATCTTCCGCTCCATTGTATTGTTCTACTGAATCATTATTTGCGTTAAACACGGTTAAATTAACATCCATTTCTTCCGCTTGACTTTCTGCTCCTTTTACCATTTCAGTAAAAAATAAAGCTTCCTGATTAATTACTGTCATGCCAATAGTGGGAGCTTCTTCATCATCTGTTTCAACAGCCGTTTCTACATCTGGCTGCTCACCGTTTGCTTCTTCTCCGCCATCCCTTTCTCCAGTGTTTTCCACTTCCCCGCAAGCTGTTAGCAAAAATAACATAGAACCAATTAACCCAGCAGAATATTTCCAATGACGTTTCATTATATTGCCCCCTATTCGTTTAATGGAAAAAACTGGTATTTACATTTTAACGATATAAATCTTGAGATTGTCTTTACTTCCGAAAAAGGTTTTACATTTAATGAATCTTAATAATGTAAATAAAATGAATATTCAAATAAATATGATAGTAATTCAGCTTTACCAAATATCTTGTAAACGTGGTTTCACATACTGGCATTGAGGTTAGGCGCTAATGTTTGCCTTTAAATCCGGCCATTTCTTTTTCAAACGGCAGAGATGTTGTTGCCCCGTAACGGGTAACTGATAATGAAGCAGCATACACAGCCTTTTCAACTGCTTTTAACATATTTTTCTCTTGTAGCCAATAGGCGGTTAACGCCCCGCAAAAACAATCTCCAGCTGCTGTTGTATCTACCGCTTTAACTAATGGTGCTTTGAAAAAATAGAATTGCTTTTCACTATAAACAAGTACACCTGCAGCTCCCATAGTGACTACAATTGTCTGCTCGCTGTCTTCTTTAATGATAAGAACAGCTTGCTTAGCTGTTTCTTTATCAAATACGTTGATATCGGCTAATTGAGACGCTTCAATTTCATTAATAATGAGGACATCTACCAATTTACGAATCTCTGCTGAAAATGAAATGACTGGTGCAAGGTTCATAAAAATAGGGACATTTTTTTCTTTTAATAATGTTATAATAGTGGCGATAACATCTGGAGGTACTTCTAATTGTAAGAGCGCTGCATCTGCATTCCCCAATGCTAAAAGTGCATGCTTTGCTTCTTCTTTAGATACCTCCGAATTTGCCAGCAAATTTGTGACTACCATATTTTCGCCTGCTTCATTGATGGTTATCATTGATGTCCCAGTAGATAATGTTTCAGCCACCCTTAATTGGTCAATATCAAGCCCTTCGTTTTTTAATTGTTTTGACAATTTATTGCCGAACGAATCACCCCCTAATTTTCCTATAAAGGAGACTTCTGCTCCCATTCGTTTTGCAGCAATGGCCTGGTTCGCCGCTTTCCCTCCCAAACTTTCTATATATTTTGTGGATGCAATTGTTTCCCCAACTACCGGAAAACGCGGAACTTTAGCTATAAGGTCCATATTAATGGTTCCCATCACTACTAAACGATTACCCATCTAAGGCCGTTTCTCCTTCTCTAGCTTTCTCTACTTCGTCCATAAACAACTTAACTTTATCTTTTGAAACAGGCTCCCACCATTTATTTTCTTTTTTCAATGAACTTCCAACAATACAGCCATCTGCAATGGAGAGGAGCCGATGGGCGTTCTTTATATCCATCCCGCTTCCAATAATGACCGGTAGTTCTGTATGATCTTTTATTCCCAGAATCTCTTCCGATTGGGTTTCGCTTCCTGTTCTTGTTCCCGTGGCAATTAGAACATCACTATCAAAGAAAATAGCATCATGAGTTTGATCGGATAAACTTCTATCCGCTACAATCGAATGACTTCCATGTTTTACATGAACATCCGTGAAAAGCTTAATATTTTCTCCTTTAATAGTGGAACGATAACGCATAGCCTTAGCAGACGCCCCTTCTACAAAGCCTTCATTGGCAATGTAAGCATTCACCCATTGATTAACACGGACAAATGGCAGATCTGCGGCACAAGCAACGGAGAGTCCCTGCACAGCACCATTAGCTAAGCAGTTAATTCCTATGGGCAGTGAAGTATATTGTTTCAGTTTCTCTGCTACTGCTGTCATAGATGTGACCGTTTCATACCCTATATCTTCCGGTTTAGAAAATGGCAGGTCCCATGCATTCTCTATAATAAAACCATCTGCCCCGCCAGCCTCTAATGCTTCTGCATCTTTTACAGCCCATTCATAAACTTCTTTCAGCCCTCCTCCCTTATAATGTGGAGCTCCTGGAAGTGGTTTTAGATGAATCATGCCGATAACAGGCTTGTTTTTCTGGAAAATACTTGTGATATAATTTGGTTTTTTCGGAAAAATTTTATCGCTCAATTCATTTCCTCCCTTTATGGATTATCGTTTTTCTTAAACGGCTCAAATAAGAATTTTAATTCACTAACAGTGCAAAATAGTTTTATATTTGTATTTATCTGCTCGATAAATCATATCCGCCGCTTCAAACAACCGTCCATCCTGAAGCTTTGTAAAACGTTGTAATTTCAAGACCAATGTGTCTGGTTCAACATTTAAATCATTTGCATGTTCCAAAGAAGCAGTGCTTGCTTCCACTGATTCATGAGCTTCTCCTAGAGGAATGTTATATTTTCTCAGCGTTTCGTATAATGATTCTGCTTCAAAGTTATGTTTTTCAAGATTGATCTCTGGATACAAATTCATATTTAAAATCGTCCGGTGGATTCCAATGACGACTCCATTTACTCTTCGCAGCCGGTTAAGGCGATATACTTTTTTTCCTTCATTTAAGGAAAAGGGATTCCATTCTTTTCCCTTTACTGTTTCCCACCCTTCCTTTAAAATCAGTGAGTCTACTACATGCCCTTCATCCTCCATATCCTCTTTAAAACCCGTCAATTTCGGGCGAATCGGCTCTAATTTCGGTTCAGCAACAAAAGTTCCCCGCCCTTGTATTTTATATAAAATACCTTCTGATACGAGTTCGCTTAAAGCTTGCCTTACAGTTGTGCGGCTCACTACATATGTTTGAATGAGACTCATTTCTGTCGGAATTAGATCTCCCGCTGTCCAAATGTTTCTATCGATATTTGTCTTTATAATTTCTTTTAATTGGGCGTAAAGAGGTACAGCATTTTGCCGGTCTATGAATTGATCCCTAATAAAAACCCTCCTCCCATTTTTGAATTTATTTGTAATGTCATTATGATGTTATGACAAATCTTATATTCAAATTTAGACTTTTTTTAATAATCCGTCAATATAAAATAGAGAAATATTCTGTTAGATTAATTCACGCGACTTGGGTAAAACATTACTTATCTAGTATTTGCATGATAATATTCTTATAGTAATTAATTGATTGCAAGTATGCATCAATGGACACAAACTCATTTGGCTGATGTGCCATTTCCACCAGGCCAGGCCCAAACATGATCATTGGGATACGAGAGTCCTGATTAAACACAGAGCCGTCAGTATAATAAGGAACAGTTCTAGTATTCGTGGAATCTGTCCAATTGCAAATATCTTGAACAAATTCATTGTCTGTTGGAGTAAACACAGGCGGACGGTCCAATAAAACGGTCAATGTGACACCTTTCCATTCTTCTACTTGTGTTTGCAGGGCTTTGAATAATGTTTCATGGTCTTCCGGCGGAACGGTTCTTATATCAATTACAGCTTCACAGTAATCAGGTACAACATTGGGCTGATTTCCCCCAGCCATTTGATTAAGAGAATACGTACTCGCTCCTAGAATGTCATGAACCTTTTTTCTTTCTTCCAAGGTTTTATATATGTCACGTAATGCACTATGGAGACGATCAATAGCATTGATTCCGTGTTCTGGCATGGATCCATGCGACGTTTTTCCGAAAGATTCAACCTTTATCCATAACGCACCTTTATGACCAACAGCTATTTCATTATTGGTTGGTTCCCCTATCATGATTCTTTTAACCAATGACCAGTTTAAATCTCCAAGAAGCTTTTTTGCTCCTAAGCAATCAACTTCTTCTCCTGTAGTTAATGCAAGTGCTATTTTCTTATCAGTATGTTGTACCTCTTCTAATACTTGTAATAACGCTAAGTACATAGCTGCTAAGCCACTTTTCATATCAGCAGTACCTCTGCCATACATGTTGCCGTTTATTATCTCTCCATCAAACGGGGGCGTATCCCACATGTCTAAAGAGCCGGTCTGGACCGTATCCATATGCGCGGACAACAGCAAGTCCACTTCTTTTCCTTCCCCCCATTCCAAAAGTAAGTTAGAACGGTTCTCTAATAGCGGTGTTTTTTGTATTTGAAGATTACTATCTAATGCATGGTTTTCTATAAACTCTGCTACCTTGTTCTCGTTGCCTGGTGGATTGGTAGTATCGATTTCTATTAGTTTTTTTAAAAAGTGAACTGTTTCATCCATTTTTACACCTCCACAATATCTCACAACTGACTTTCTTTAACATTTCATTTAATCTTTGATCCCCTTCTTTTGTCTGTTTGATAAGATAAAATGTTGAACAGCTTTCATATTTGGCATGCCTGCCTGTGC
This DNA window, taken from Alteribacillus bidgolensis, encodes the following:
- a CDS encoding BtpA/SgcQ family protein, which translates into the protein MSDKIFPKKPNYITSIFQKNKPVIGMIHLKPLPGAPHYKGGGLKEVYEWAVKDAEALEAGGADGFIIENAWDLPFSKPEDIGYETVTSMTAVAEKLKQYTSLPIGINCLANGAVQGLSVACAADLPFVRVNQWVNAYIANEGFVEGASAKAMRYRSTIKGENIKLFTDVHVKHGSHSIVADRSLSDQTHDAIFFDSDVLIATGTRTGSETQSEEILGIKDHTELPVIIGSGMDIKNAHRLLSIADGCIVGSSLKKENKWWEPVSKDKVKLFMDEVEKAREGETALDG
- a CDS encoding ABC transporter permease, coding for MREEKAQITTDVRNLELSHSWKQWMIDHKQVLSIFGILFLICAFFSIVTGSFLSYSNMMNLVMQLAPNLIVAVAMTFVITTGGIDLSVGSILALASALTAVLLSAGTASPLVLLIVIIAGIAMGCINGYVVAYHNIPPLIVTLAAMLYVRGLALLITGGYSIAISSDAGLTKIGIGSFLGVPVPAILAVIIMVFGVIALRNSRYGTYVTGIGANEEAVRRAGVNTKYVKLITYMFSGGAAALAGLILASRLGSGSSNIGMMFELDIIAAVVLGGTALFGGAGTILGSLIGVTMIGVINNGLTLMQVSPYIIQIMEGLVLLMAVIINVRVFGKKRM
- a CDS encoding ATP-binding cassette domain-containing protein — translated: MKDFDYQIEMRDIEKSFGAVKPLQGVDLKLEKGECLGLLGDNGAGKSTLMKILSGVIMPDKGTFYFEGEATRISNPREAKNIKIETVFQDLALCDTLSVASNMFLGREPLKSGRLIDQKKLHQQARNELDKLGINIASTKLQVQNMSGGQRQAVAIARAMIFQPKVLIMDEPTAALGVKEVKMVLDLINTVKAQGVSVILITHRLQDLFEVCDRLMVLHEGKCIDDRGIDQFTLESVVQSIMGNPQEVSMV
- a CDS encoding substrate-binding domain-containing protein, encoding MKRHWKYSAGLIGSMLFLLTACGEVENTGERDGGEEANGEQPDVETAVETDDEEAPTIGMTVINQEALFFTEMVKGAESQAEEMDVNLTVFNANNDSVEQYNGAEDYISAGVDALVINAIDVEAMKPIVDKAEEEDIPVISIDSVIEHEGVDVQIGVDNYESSVELGEYFNEYAEEQWGDEEVKIGAISALNSPIQINRQDGFMDTILENENVELVNTVDGENVQEKALSASEDLFTANPDMQAAFATGEPAFIGMVSGVRSQQAQDNLKLFGWDLSEQVVEGIDDGYVEAALQQHPDEYGSEAIKAALALVEGEEVEEQIDVPATVVTEDNVDEFRSLFE
- a CDS encoding glutamine amidotransferase, producing the protein MNVLLVGESWTKHTIHVKGFDSFTTSEYEEGAHWFRSAMKEAGMDLTYIRAHEIDEKFPLDLGSLKEFDVVLFSDIGSNSFLLPAQTFNHSKRTPNRLQLVKDYVNDGGGFAMIGGYLSFQGIEAKAKFKGTVIEEILPVQLESGDDRVEIPEGAAPVVHNNHLVLKDVPEEWPGFLGYNRVTVKNESDLVMTIGKDNNPFLVTGSYGKGRTASFSSDFAPHWGPPEFVEWKHYNTFWKQLVEWLANN
- a CDS encoding M28 family metallopeptidase; translated protein: MHKKEKMYEQWLKILHHSPRPAGSKNEQTIKNWLKAAIAEEGYEASSQKFPYTSWQLTYFSGLKQLHPVKDTIESFPAVGSTSAENIHGYVQRIGYTNIWDMYKWPRYAVVDKEGSVLAYITARPDGEVLSQTLLEEWAFPHLIIGTSTYSKWEESFRKGEKVVVSFSLETKMEPRFDGENISVSLSNRENKDAVVVGAHYDSMYNTRGAYDNASGTAVLLELIRTIKPEQLPVHVNIVFFGSEELLLSGSKAYVQSMKEKREMPRCMLNIDGIGRGEVLESWSTSNIERKLAYADLEKRKLFPNSSVVIPPPPGSDHHPFVKAGCEALMLTVNDQEIIHTFKDEPDTNIFENMKKVVKYVKFILENYK
- a CDS encoding ribokinase; the encoded protein is MGNRLVVMGTINMDLIAKVPRFPVVGETIASTKYIESLGGKAANQAIAAKRMGAEVSFIGKLGGDSFGNKLSKQLKNEGLDIDQLRVAETLSTGTSMITINEAGENMVVTNLLANSEVSKEEAKHALLALGNADAALLQLEVPPDVIATIITLLKEKNVPIFMNLAPVISFSAEIRKLVDVLIINEIEASQLADINVFDKETAKQAVLIIKEDSEQTIVVTMGAAGVLVYSEKQFYFFKAPLVKAVDTTAAGDCFCGALTAYWLQEKNMLKAVEKAVYAASLSVTRYGATTSLPFEKEMAGFKGKH
- a CDS encoding phosphotriesterase family protein, with product MQTVQTVLGEVDIDELGITLMHEHLLVDRRHLWKKPAHISDNFAYADVSMTILNELRHEPYSNFDNNYYLDTDLAAEEVKVFQKVGGRSIVDVTPVGIGRNPESLKDIAVKTNSPIIMGCGYYLENTHPSFISSSSAEEIAECIYQDLFEGAGETNIKAGIIGEIGIGPNMTDQEVKVLRGAAKAQKQTGKILTVHLPGWERYGHSVLDIIEKEGANPEQVILDHMNPSLNDIEYQTSLADRGAFLEYDMIGIELLFPEGQSPSDQQSAEAIVKLLEKGYESSILLSQDVFLKSLLKHYGGGGFAHILQHFVPRLKRLGVSDTEIDQLLIENPKQVFKRAEG
- a CDS encoding GntR family transcriptional regulator — encoded protein: MTNKFKNGRRVFIRDQFIDRQNAVPLYAQLKEIIKTNIDRNIWTAGDLIPTEMSLIQTYVVSRTTVRQALSELVSEGILYKIQGRGTFVAEPKLEPIRPKLTGFKEDMEDEGHVVDSLILKEGWETVKGKEWNPFSLNEGKKVYRLNRLRRVNGVVIGIHRTILNMNLYPEINLEKHNFEAESLYETLRKYNIPLGEAHESVEASTASLEHANDLNVEPDTLVLKLQRFTKLQDGRLFEAADMIYRADKYKYKTILHC
- a CDS encoding M20 family metallopeptidase, coding for MDETVHFLKKLIEIDTTNPPGNENKVAEFIENHALDSNLQIQKTPLLENRSNLLLEWGEGKEVDLLLSAHMDTVQTGSLDMWDTPPFDGEIINGNMYGRGTADMKSGLAAMYLALLQVLEEVQHTDKKIALALTTGEEVDCLGAKKLLGDLNWSLVKRIMIGEPTNNEIAVGHKGALWIKVESFGKTSHGSMPEHGINAIDRLHSALRDIYKTLEERKKVHDILGASTYSLNQMAGGNQPNVVPDYCEAVIDIRTVPPEDHETLFKALQTQVEEWKGVTLTVLLDRPPVFTPTDNEFVQDICNWTDSTNTRTVPYYTDGSVFNQDSRIPMIMFGPGLVEMAHQPNEFVSIDAYLQSINYYKNIIMQILDK